The Desulfobacterales bacterium genome includes a window with the following:
- a CDS encoding class I SAM-dependent methyltransferase, whose protein sequence is MISIDVNRLRLAPGLRVLDIGCGSGRHTAAIARSKGIQVLGADINPADVIETKKRLIFQERLEGKRGRWDLLAASINRLPFKDNFFDLIVCSEILEHIPDHRMAVAEVVRVLKPGRDLVVSVPRFWPERICWALSREYHNANNGHIRIYKKKELIKLLENSGLKKWSSHYAHSLHVPYWWLKCLLGSTRKDAVAVNLYHDLLTWDIMKRPWITRFLDHLLNPILGKSLVLYLKKAED, encoded by the coding sequence GTGATTTCAATCGACGTTAACAGGCTGCGATTAGCGCCCGGCTTGCGGGTACTCGATATCGGTTGCGGCTCGGGCCGCCACACCGCCGCCATCGCCCGGTCCAAAGGGATTCAGGTTCTCGGCGCCGATATCAACCCCGCTGACGTCATTGAAACGAAAAAGAGGCTGATATTCCAGGAACGTCTGGAGGGAAAACGCGGCCGCTGGGACCTCCTTGCCGCCAGCATCAACCGGCTTCCGTTTAAAGACAATTTTTTCGATCTGATCGTCTGTTCGGAAATCCTGGAACATATCCCGGATCACCGCATGGCTGTGGCTGAAGTCGTCAGGGTTCTCAAGCCGGGCAGAGATCTGGTTGTCAGCGTACCCCGTTTTTGGCCGGAGCGGATCTGTTGGGCTCTTTCCCGGGAGTATCATAACGCCAACAATGGGCACATTCGTATTTACAAAAAAAAAGAGCTGATCAAATTGCTGGAAAACAGCGGCTTAAAAAAATGGTCGTCTCATTATGCCCACAGTCTGCATGTACCTTACTGGTGGCTGAAATGTCTGCTGGGGTCGACCCGCAAGGATGCCGTGGCTGTAAATTTATATCACGATCTGCTGACGTGGGACATCATGAAACGACCGTGGATTACCCGCTTTCTGGACCATCTGCTGAACCCCATTTTAGGCAAAAGCCTGGTGCTGTATCTGAAAAAGGCTGAAGACTGA
- a CDS encoding glycosyltransferase family 4 protein, whose amino-acid sequence MSWVDDDPLKICLLSYRSNPHCGGQGVYINNLSRSLKGLGHQVDIVSGPPVLTSDNGIKIHNLPGLDLYNPDNLFRVPSLRELMDPINLIEWLGVSTMSFPEPYTFGQRAFKLLRKTAHHYDIIHDNQSLSYGVRNISRLAPTIATIHHPITVDRDIAVRNAATFWKKLKEMRWYSFIRMQKRVAKAFSHIITVSKHSRKDISSEFKIPLNRFRIVPNGVDTNIFYPMPEVEREKNRIIVTNSADTPLKGLNYLLKALSVISKTRKVNMVVIGSPKKNGDIETFIRDLGIGGMITFTGRIDHKEFVTQYARAAVAVIPSVYEGFGLPAIEAMACAVPLVSTTGGALPEVVGNAGVLIPPKNEQALVGAIAAILDNPERAGQLGRAGYQRVQEHFTWGKAAEKTAAAYRETIRDFNRR is encoded by the coding sequence ATGTCATGGGTCGATGATGATCCCTTAAAAATATGCTTATTGAGCTACCGCAGCAATCCCCACTGCGGCGGTCAGGGTGTTTATATCAATAACCTGAGCCGGTCCCTTAAGGGTCTCGGACATCAGGTGGATATCGTTTCCGGTCCGCCCGTGCTCACAAGCGACAACGGCATTAAGATTCATAACCTCCCCGGTCTTGATCTGTACAATCCCGACAACCTCTTTCGTGTTCCTTCCTTAAGGGAACTCATGGATCCCATCAACCTGATCGAGTGGCTGGGAGTTTCCACCATGAGTTTTCCCGAACCCTACACATTCGGGCAAAGAGCGTTTAAATTGTTAAGAAAGACCGCTCACCACTACGATATCATCCACGACAACCAGAGCCTGTCATACGGAGTCCGAAACATCAGCCGGCTGGCCCCCACCATTGCCACCATCCATCATCCCATTACCGTGGACCGGGACATAGCGGTTCGAAACGCCGCAACTTTCTGGAAAAAATTAAAAGAAATGCGCTGGTACTCTTTTATCCGCATGCAAAAAAGGGTTGCCAAAGCCTTTTCTCATATTATCACTGTTTCAAAACATTCCCGCAAAGACATCAGCAGTGAATTCAAGATCCCGCTGAATCGTTTCAGAATTGTCCCCAACGGCGTTGATACGAACATTTTTTACCCGATGCCCGAAGTCGAACGCGAGAAGAATCGCATCATCGTAACCAACAGCGCCGATACGCCTTTAAAGGGACTGAATTATCTTTTAAAGGCCCTCTCGGTCATTTCCAAAACCCGCAAAGTGAACATGGTGGTCATCGGATCCCCCAAGAAAAACGGCGATATCGAAACGTTCATTCGGGACCTGGGTATCGGCGGCATGATTACATTTACCGGCCGGATCGATCATAAAGAATTCGTAACACAATATGCCCGGGCGGCAGTTGCCGTTATTCCGTCTGTTTATGAAGGATTCGGTCTCCCGGCAATAGAAGCGATGGCATGTGCGGTTCCGCTGGTCAGCACCACCGGCGGCGCACTGCCGGAAGTGGTGGGTAATGCCGGTGTCCTCATCCCGCCTAAAAATGAACAGGCCCTTGTCGGCGCCATTGCCGCGATACTCGACAATCCCGAGCGGGCAGGTCAGCTTGGCCGAGCCGGTTATCAAAGGGTCCAGGAACATTTCACCTGGGGAAAAGCGGCTGAAAAGACGGCAGCGGCATACAGGGAAACCATTCGTGATTTCAATCGACGTTAA
- a CDS encoding class I SAM-dependent methyltransferase, with translation MKSELNIDLIDKIKGFLDPEEGQCLYDMARKASKRGPCLEIGSYCGKSTVYIGTACRENSAILFSIDHHRGSEEQQPGEAYFDPELFDHNTDRVNTFEFFRKTIEMAGLDETVVAMVCQSAVAARMWNTPLSLVFIDGGHSYDAALGDYQAWMPHLKPGGYLLIHDIFEDPAEGGLAPYKVYSLALASGRFREIARMKTLGVLKKAEG, from the coding sequence ATGAAATCCGAACTGAACATTGATCTGATCGATAAAATCAAGGGTTTTCTCGACCCGGAAGAAGGACAGTGCCTGTATGACATGGCACGCAAGGCCAGCAAACGGGGGCCGTGTCTTGAAATCGGAAGTTATTGCGGCAAATCAACTGTCTATATCGGCACGGCCTGCCGCGAAAACAGCGCTATTCTGTTTTCCATTGACCATCACCGCGGTTCGGAGGAGCAGCAACCCGGCGAGGCGTACTTTGATCCGGAGTTGTTCGACCACAACACCGACCGGGTGAACACCTTTGAATTTTTTAGAAAGACCATTGAAATGGCGGGACTCGATGAAACCGTCGTTGCGATGGTATGTCAATCAGCTGTGGCCGCCCGCATGTGGAATACCCCATTAAGCCTTGTCTTCATTGACGGCGGCCACAGCTATGATGCTGCGTTGGGAGATTATCAGGCTTGGATGCCCCATCTGAAGCCGGGCGGCTATCTGCTGATTCATGATATTTTTGAAGATCCGGCCGAAGGCGGGCTGGCCCCCTATAAGGTTTATTCTCTGGCGCTGGCCTCCGGCCGCTTCAGGGAGATTGCGCGGATGAAAACGCTGGGGGTGTTAAAAAAGGCTGAAGGCTGA
- a CDS encoding DNA translocase FtsK 4TM domain-containing protein gives MRKEIIGIFLFFLVVFSLISLLSFSPMDPSVNHARATGPIHNLFGLVGAHLAGLLIFLFGLGAFWIPVLLLFLSIHFFGDQPGRAALLIISGGVLLVVATGSLFTFRQDHYLIFGSKFSSGGIIGILIKAFLVKYVNLTGSIFILTLVWVVGFILTTGFSLVRFAGRTWQLIIVIADRVRTLLVKWNERRKKAQKRAKVKKEQTVQAEREIKITAPATKPIKEAPAPKQEVFEFMRVSSGFQVPSSNLLDNPDNRKDATDTENLRMQSKLLEKKLDDFGVNGKVVTVTPGPVITTFEYEPAPGVKINKIVNLSDDLSLALRAASIRIVAPIPGKAVIGIEIPNSVRETVRFKEVIVSNVFEKSKSKLPLCLGKDIVGNPVVAELDKMPHLLIAGATGSGKSVALNAMICSFLYRSTPDQVRLIMIDPKRIELSSYDGIPHLITPVVTDVKKATNALFWAVKEMEKRYELLSLKNTRHINQYNQKIEKELQGAQDDELQKLPFIVIVIDELADLMMVASRDVEVALTRLAQMARAAGIHLILATQRPSVDVLTGIIKANFPTRLTFQVSSKTDSRTIIDANGAESLLGNGDMLFMPPGTAKLQRIHGAFISEAEIARITEFLKKQQRPEYDTSITQARIEEQALSETADYDEKYDEAVALVTKTRQASISMVQRHLRIGYNRAARIIEMMEKEGIVGPSDGAKPREVLARGYEDVP, from the coding sequence ATGCGTAAAGAAATCATCGGCATTTTTCTTTTTTTTCTGGTGGTATTTTCTTTAATCAGCCTGCTGTCATTCAGTCCGATGGACCCCTCTGTAAATCACGCCCGGGCAACCGGCCCGATTCATAATCTTTTCGGTCTGGTGGGCGCCCATCTGGCGGGACTTCTTATCTTTCTGTTCGGACTGGGGGCTTTCTGGATTCCGGTTTTGCTCCTGTTTCTAAGCATCCATTTTTTTGGCGACCAGCCGGGCAGGGCCGCCCTTTTGATTATCAGCGGCGGAGTCCTTTTGGTGGTTGCCACCGGCAGCCTATTTACGTTTCGCCAGGATCATTATCTGATCTTTGGAAGTAAATTTTCATCCGGCGGTATTATCGGAATACTCATCAAAGCTTTCCTGGTCAAATATGTTAATCTCACCGGCAGTATTTTTATTCTGACACTTGTCTGGGTTGTGGGCTTTATCCTGACAACCGGGTTTTCGCTGGTCCGTTTTGCCGGGCGTACCTGGCAGCTGATCATTGTCATTGCCGATCGTGTCCGGACACTTCTTGTCAAGTGGAATGAGCGACGCAAAAAGGCCCAGAAACGGGCGAAAGTAAAAAAAGAACAAACTGTCCAGGCCGAACGGGAAATCAAGATTACAGCCCCGGCGACCAAGCCGATTAAAGAAGCTCCCGCGCCCAAACAGGAAGTATTCGAGTTTATGCGGGTTTCTTCCGGATTTCAGGTGCCGTCCTCTAATTTGCTGGATAATCCGGATAACAGAAAAGACGCGACCGATACCGAAAACCTGCGGATGCAGTCGAAGCTTCTTGAAAAAAAACTGGATGACTTCGGGGTTAATGGAAAGGTCGTTACGGTCACTCCCGGACCTGTTATTACCACATTCGAGTATGAACCGGCGCCGGGTGTAAAGATCAATAAGATTGTGAACCTGTCCGATGACCTGTCCCTGGCGCTGCGCGCGGCCAGCATCCGGATCGTCGCACCGATACCGGGAAAAGCGGTCATCGGCATCGAAATTCCCAATTCCGTCAGGGAAACCGTCCGTTTCAAAGAGGTCATTGTTTCCAATGTGTTTGAAAAGTCAAAATCAAAACTGCCGCTATGTCTGGGCAAAGATATAGTCGGTAATCCGGTTGTGGCTGAACTCGATAAGATGCCGCATCTTCTCATTGCCGGGGCGACCGGGTCCGGGAAAAGCGTGGCGCTCAATGCGATGATCTGCAGTTTCCTGTATCGCTCGACGCCGGATCAGGTCCGCCTGATCATGATCGATCCCAAACGGATAGAACTTTCCAGCTATGACGGCATACCCCATCTGATCACGCCGGTGGTAACGGACGTTAAAAAAGCAACCAACGCGTTGTTCTGGGCCGTAAAGGAAATGGAGAAAAGATACGAGCTGCTCTCCCTGAAAAATACCCGGCACATCAATCAATACAACCAGAAGATCGAAAAGGAGCTTCAGGGCGCCCAGGACGATGAGCTGCAGAAACTGCCCTTTATCGTTATTGTAATCGACGAGCTTGCCGATCTGATGATGGTGGCCTCACGGGACGTGGAGGTGGCCTTGACCCGGCTGGCCCAGATGGCGCGGGCCGCCGGCATCCACCTGATCCTTGCCACCCAGCGGCCGTCGGTGGATGTTTTGACCGGGATTATCAAAGCCAATTTTCCGACGCGCCTGACTTTTCAGGTTTCCTCCAAGACCGATTCCCGCACCATCATCGATGCCAACGGCGCCGAGAGCCTGCTGGGAAACGGCGATATGTTGTTTATGCCGCCCGGCACCGCCAAGCTCCAGCGCATCCACGGCGCTTTTATTTCGGAAGCGGAGATTGCCCGGATAACGGAATTCCTGAAAAAGCAGCAACGCCCTGAATACGATACGAGCATTACCCAGGCGCGCATTGAAGAACAGGCGCTCTCGGAAACTGCAGATTACGACGAAAAGTATGATGAGGCGGTTGCACTGGTGACGAAAACCCGACAGGCCTCCATATCCATGGTTCAGCGCCATCTCCGCATCGGGTACAACCGGGCGGCACGTATTATCGAGATGATGGAAAAGGAAGGGATTGTCGGTCCTTCCGACGGCGCCAAACCCCGGGAGGTCCTTGCCAGGGGGTATGAGGATGTGCCCTAA
- the gspE gene encoding type II secretion system ATPase GspE — protein sequence MQSLIMGKQLLEILNNTAGVTQENLAEVQKLSDDKGGRISDLLIKRKMITEKQLLEALSIQYNMPFMPVLPLNNIRNDFTQQVPIQFLKKYMMVPLGNTVGLPETDTRPRPTDAYGDIRPPGNAAYIIAINDPMHLQPLDDLARILKIDDYQVVLSAKDAILSVINLSYDQSGDSAEQLVQDMEENGQTIINVMDDTTDLLDDTSDAPIIKLVNHIISQSVKARASDIHFEPYQDQFMVRYRVDGILYDLLTPPKWIQPALISRIKVMAKMNIAEKRLPQDGRLEVKIGDQDIDVRVSTIPTSFGERLVLRLLNKSGSLLKLTEIGLSPERLSLLQDLVHSPNGIILVTGPTGSGKTTTLYAILTSINTPEINIITIEDPIEYKIKGISQIQVNPKISLTFARGLRSIVRQDPDVVLIGEIRDHETAEIAVQSALTGHLVFSTLHTNDSASAITRLVDIGVEPFLISSSVIAVIAQRLIRVLCKECKEAYLPDEIAMKGMDIDPGQIKNKPIYRAKGCPHCLHTGYRGRIAIFEILVLNEALRSLVLKTFDSNLIKTEGLKHNLVTLRQDGIQKVLNGITTIEEVLRVV from the coding sequence ATGCAAAGTTTAATTATGGGCAAACAACTTTTGGAAATACTGAATAATACCGCCGGCGTTACGCAGGAAAATTTAGCCGAGGTTCAAAAGCTGAGCGATGATAAAGGCGGCAGAATCAGCGATCTGCTGATCAAAAGAAAAATGATCACTGAAAAGCAGCTCCTTGAAGCGTTGAGCATTCAGTATAACATGCCGTTTATGCCGGTCCTTCCCTTGAACAACATCAGAAACGATTTTACCCAGCAGGTGCCGATACAGTTCTTGAAAAAATACATGATGGTCCCCCTCGGCAACACTGTCGGGCTACCTGAAACAGACACCCGTCCCCGGCCCACGGACGCCTACGGCGATATCAGGCCGCCGGGCAATGCCGCCTATATCATCGCCATAAACGACCCGATGCACCTGCAGCCCCTGGATGACCTGGCCAGAATTTTGAAAATAGACGATTATCAGGTCGTCCTCTCGGCAAAAGACGCTATTTTGTCCGTCATCAATTTGTCCTATGATCAGAGCGGCGATTCAGCTGAACAGCTGGTCCAGGACATGGAAGAAAACGGCCAAACCATCATCAATGTAATGGATGATACGACCGACCTGCTGGATGATACCAGCGATGCCCCCATCATCAAACTGGTGAATCATATTATTTCACAATCGGTAAAAGCACGCGCCAGCGACATCCATTTTGAGCCCTACCAGGACCAGTTCATGGTCCGCTATCGCGTGGACGGTATTCTCTACGACCTGCTGACGCCACCGAAATGGATACAGCCCGCCTTGATTTCGCGGATCAAGGTCATGGCCAAAATGAATATCGCTGAAAAACGGCTGCCCCAGGACGGCCGCCTGGAAGTCAAAATCGGCGATCAGGATATTGACGTTCGCGTTTCCACCATTCCGACATCTTTCGGCGAACGCCTGGTGCTGAGACTTCTCAACAAATCCGGTTCACTCTTAAAACTGACGGAAATAGGCCTTTCACCTGAAAGGCTATCGCTGCTTCAGGATCTGGTGCATTCCCCCAACGGCATCATACTGGTCACCGGGCCCACCGGAAGCGGCAAAACAACCACCCTGTATGCCATTTTAACTTCCATCAACACACCGGAAATCAACATCATAACCATTGAAGATCCCATTGAATATAAAATCAAAGGCATCAGTCAGATACAGGTCAACCCCAAGATCAGCCTGACGTTTGCCAGAGGCCTCCGGTCCATTGTCCGGCAGGACCCGGACGTTGTTCTAATAGGCGAAATAAGGGATCATGAAACCGCCGAGATCGCCGTTCAGTCCGCCCTGACCGGGCATCTCGTCTTTTCCACCCTTCATACCAATGACTCCGCCAGTGCCATCACCCGCCTGGTGGATATCGGCGTAGAGCCTTTTTTAATATCATCATCCGTGATTGCAGTGATCGCCCAGCGGCTGATTCGTGTCCTCTGCAAAGAATGCAAAGAAGCGTATCTGCCGGACGAAATCGCTATGAAAGGCATGGATATTGATCCCGGCCAGATTAAAAATAAACCGATATACAGGGCCAAGGGATGCCCGCACTGCCTCCATACCGGTTACCGCGGGCGGATCGCGATTTTTGAAATTCTGGTTTTAAATGAAGCGCTCAGAAGCCTGGTGCTAAAAACCTTTGATTCAAACTTAATCAAAACCGAAGGGTTAAAACATAATCTGGTAACCTTGCGCCAGGACGGTATTCAAAAAGTGCTCAATGGCATCACGACGATTGAAGAAGTATTGCGGGTGGTTTAA